In the Ursus arctos isolate Adak ecotype North America unplaced genomic scaffold, UrsArc2.0 scaffold_19, whole genome shotgun sequence genome, one interval contains:
- the VPS9D1 gene encoding VPS9 domain-containing protein 1 isoform X2 translates to MAAAAGDGAVKPLQCAMKLANGAIELDTGNRPREAYAEYLRSVHYISQVLLEEVETTKEGGDTVAPDTSKMLKLAEQCLERAQSTAAKLGKTHLKPAMPTAAPGPSSTSRHRRVYSDEGGKLSPFLPPEIFQKLQVVESQSSKKELTPLEEASLQNQKLKAAYEARMARLDPSQAMQKTSLTLSLQRQMMENLVIAKAREETLQRKMEERRLRLQEAANRRFCSQVALTPEEREQRALYAAILEYEQDHEWPKHWRAQLKKSPGDLSLVTSLVSHLLSIPDHPISQLLKKLQCAVYWALYPIVSRGAVGAASAPGCCSLPLDADGLLAPGSRRLRPSQSLYCMLSPAEPSLAPQPPDGTHASPPTPPPHTAPPDRGPDSSPAGPPSPSTHSLTSVQGKDSSFEDLEHFLATSEGWGRGRGRPPEPQTTGVKKEPLLEQLKSTVKDIHNAIDRLLSLTLLAFEGLNTAASKDRCLACIEEPFFSPLWPLLLALYRSVHRLREAALSRSMELYRNAPPATIGIPRKLLPRDLEATGAGAYPYRAAAQELGLLVLESCPQKKLECIVRVLRVICACAEDYYRAQEAAPETRPQLGAAAIGADDLLPILSFVVLRSGLPQLVSECAALEEFIHEGYLIGEEGYCLTSLQSALSYVELLPRGALGT, encoded by the exons ATGGCCGCTGCGGCCGGGGACGGCGCGGTGAAGCCGCTGCAGTGCGCCATGAAGCTGGCCAACGGCGCCATCGAACTGGACACCGGCAACCGGCCCCGG GAGGCGTATGCAGAATACCTGAGGAGCGTCCACTACATCTCCCAGGTGCTGCTGGAAGAAGTGGAAACCACCAAAG AAGGTGGAGACACTGTGGCCCCGGACACCTCAAAGATGCTGAAACTGGCTGAGCAGTGTCTGGAGAGGGCCCAGTCGACAGCTGCCAAGCTCG GGAAAACACACCTGAAGCCAGCCATGCCCACAGCTGCTCCTGGCCCCTCCTCTACCAGCCGACATCGCCGGGTATACTCGGATGAAGGGGGGAAACTATCTCCGTTCCTGCCGCCTGAGATCTTCCAGAAGCTTCAGGTGGTAGAGTCACAGAGTTCTAAGAA GGAGCTGACACCTCTAGAGGAGGCCTCTCTGCAGAATCAGAAGCTGAAGGCCGCCTACGAGGCACGGATGGCCCGTCTGGACCCCAGCCAGGCCATGCAGAAGACATCCCTG ACCCTGTCCCTGCAGCGGCAGATGATGGAGAACCTTGTGATCGCCAAAGCCCGGGAGGAGACA CTgcagaggaagatggaggagCGCCGGCTACGGCTCCAGGAGGCAGCCAACAG GAGGTTCTGCAGTCAAGTCGCCCTGACCCCGGAAGAGCGGGAGCAGCGGGCCCTCTATGCCGCCATCCTTGAGTACGAGCAAGACCAT GAGTGGCCGAAGCACTGGAGGGCCCAGCTCAAGAAGAGCCCAGGGGACCTGTCGCTAGTGACCAGCCTGGTGTCCCACCTGCTCAG CATTCCCGACCACCCCATCTCGCAGCTCCTGAAGAAGCTTCAGTGTGCAGTGTACTGGGCGCTGTACCCCATCGTGAGCAGGGGCGCCGTGGGTGCTGCTTCTGCCCCGGGATGCTGCTCCTTGCCCCTGGACGCCGACGGGCTGCTGGCTCCTGGAAGCCGGCGGCTCCGGCCCTCGCAGAGCCTCTACTGCATGCTGTCCCCAGCGGAGCCCAGCCTGGCCCCGCAGCCCCCGGATGGCACCCACGCCAGTCCCCCtacgccccctccccacaccgccccccCAGACAGAGGGCCGGACAgcagccctgctgggcctccctcACCCTCGACGCACAGCTTGACCAGTGTGCAGGGCAAAGACAGCTCCTTTGAAGACCTCGAACACTTCTTGGCTACTTCTGAGGGGTGGGGCCGGGGGCGTGGGAGGCCACCTGAGCCCCAAACAACGGGGGTGAAGAAGGAGCCGCTGCTGGAGCAGCTGAAGAGCACTGTGAAGGACATACACAACGCCATCG ACAGGCTGCTCTCGCTGACCCTCCTGGCTTTCGAAGGCCTGAATACGGCCGCCTCCAAGGACCGATGCCTGGCCTGCATCGAGGAGCCCTTCTTCTCTCCACTGTGGCCCCTGCTCCTGGCACTTTATAG GAGTGTGCACCGCCTCCGGGAGGCTGCCCTGAGCAGGAGCATGGAACTCTACAGGAATGCACCCCCAGCCACCATAGGCATTCCCAGGAAGCTCCTCCCCCGGGACTTGGAGGCCACAGGAGCCGGTGCCTACCCCTACCGTGCTGCAGCCCAGGAGCTGGGCTTGCTGGTCCTGGAGAGCTGCCCCCAGAAGAAGCTGGAGTGCATCG TGCGGGTCCTGCGGGTCATCTGTGCCTGTGCCGAGGACTACTACCGGGCCCAGGAGGCTGCCCCTGAGACCAGACCCCAGCTGGGTGCCGCAGCCAT TGGTGCCGACGACCTGCTGCCCATCTTGTCGTTTGTGGTGCTGAGAAGTGGTCTCCCCCAGTTGGTGTCAGAGTGTGCTGCCCTGGAGGAGTTCATCCATGAGGG GTACCTGATTGGAGAGGAGGGCTACTGCCTGACGTCACTACAGAGCGCCCTGAGCTACGtggagctgctgccccggggggCCCTGG GGACTTGA
- the VPS9D1 gene encoding VPS9 domain-containing protein 1 isoform X3, with the protein MEGGDTVAPDTSKMLKLAEQCLERAQSTAAKLGKTHLKPAMPTAAPGPSSTSRHRRVYSDEGGKLSPFLPPEIFQKLQVVESQSSKKELTPLEEASLQNQKLKAAYEARMARLDPSQAMQKTSLTLSLQRQMMENLVIAKAREETLQRKMEERRLRLQEAANRRFCSQVALTPEEREQRALYAAILEYEQDHEWPKHWRAQLKKSPGDLSLVTSLVSHLLSIPDHPISQLLKKLQCAVYWALYPIVSRGAVGAASAPGCCSLPLDADGLLAPGSRRLRPSQSLYCMLSPAEPSLAPQPPDGTHASPPTPPPHTAPPDRGPDSSPAGPPSPSTHSLTSVQGKDSSFEDLEHFLATSEGWGRGRGRPPEPQTTGVKKEPLLEQLKSTVKDIHNAIDRLLSLTLLAFEGLNTAASKDRCLACIEEPFFSPLWPLLLALYRSVHRLREAALSRSMELYRNAPPATIGIPRKLLPRDLEATGAGAYPYRAAAQELGLLVLESCPQKKLECIVRVLRVICACAEDYYRAQEAAPETRPQLGAAAIGADDLLPILSFVVLRSGLPQLVSECAALEEFIHEGYLIGEEGYCLTSLQSALSYVELLPRGALGK; encoded by the exons ATGG AAGGTGGAGACACTGTGGCCCCGGACACCTCAAAGATGCTGAAACTGGCTGAGCAGTGTCTGGAGAGGGCCCAGTCGACAGCTGCCAAGCTCG GGAAAACACACCTGAAGCCAGCCATGCCCACAGCTGCTCCTGGCCCCTCCTCTACCAGCCGACATCGCCGGGTATACTCGGATGAAGGGGGGAAACTATCTCCGTTCCTGCCGCCTGAGATCTTCCAGAAGCTTCAGGTGGTAGAGTCACAGAGTTCTAAGAA GGAGCTGACACCTCTAGAGGAGGCCTCTCTGCAGAATCAGAAGCTGAAGGCCGCCTACGAGGCACGGATGGCCCGTCTGGACCCCAGCCAGGCCATGCAGAAGACATCCCTG ACCCTGTCCCTGCAGCGGCAGATGATGGAGAACCTTGTGATCGCCAAAGCCCGGGAGGAGACA CTgcagaggaagatggaggagCGCCGGCTACGGCTCCAGGAGGCAGCCAACAG GAGGTTCTGCAGTCAAGTCGCCCTGACCCCGGAAGAGCGGGAGCAGCGGGCCCTCTATGCCGCCATCCTTGAGTACGAGCAAGACCAT GAGTGGCCGAAGCACTGGAGGGCCCAGCTCAAGAAGAGCCCAGGGGACCTGTCGCTAGTGACCAGCCTGGTGTCCCACCTGCTCAG CATTCCCGACCACCCCATCTCGCAGCTCCTGAAGAAGCTTCAGTGTGCAGTGTACTGGGCGCTGTACCCCATCGTGAGCAGGGGCGCCGTGGGTGCTGCTTCTGCCCCGGGATGCTGCTCCTTGCCCCTGGACGCCGACGGGCTGCTGGCTCCTGGAAGCCGGCGGCTCCGGCCCTCGCAGAGCCTCTACTGCATGCTGTCCCCAGCGGAGCCCAGCCTGGCCCCGCAGCCCCCGGATGGCACCCACGCCAGTCCCCCtacgccccctccccacaccgccccccCAGACAGAGGGCCGGACAgcagccctgctgggcctccctcACCCTCGACGCACAGCTTGACCAGTGTGCAGGGCAAAGACAGCTCCTTTGAAGACCTCGAACACTTCTTGGCTACTTCTGAGGGGTGGGGCCGGGGGCGTGGGAGGCCACCTGAGCCCCAAACAACGGGGGTGAAGAAGGAGCCGCTGCTGGAGCAGCTGAAGAGCACTGTGAAGGACATACACAACGCCATCG ACAGGCTGCTCTCGCTGACCCTCCTGGCTTTCGAAGGCCTGAATACGGCCGCCTCCAAGGACCGATGCCTGGCCTGCATCGAGGAGCCCTTCTTCTCTCCACTGTGGCCCCTGCTCCTGGCACTTTATAG GAGTGTGCACCGCCTCCGGGAGGCTGCCCTGAGCAGGAGCATGGAACTCTACAGGAATGCACCCCCAGCCACCATAGGCATTCCCAGGAAGCTCCTCCCCCGGGACTTGGAGGCCACAGGAGCCGGTGCCTACCCCTACCGTGCTGCAGCCCAGGAGCTGGGCTTGCTGGTCCTGGAGAGCTGCCCCCAGAAGAAGCTGGAGTGCATCG TGCGGGTCCTGCGGGTCATCTGTGCCTGTGCCGAGGACTACTACCGGGCCCAGGAGGCTGCCCCTGAGACCAGACCCCAGCTGGGTGCCGCAGCCAT TGGTGCCGACGACCTGCTGCCCATCTTGTCGTTTGTGGTGCTGAGAAGTGGTCTCCCCCAGTTGGTGTCAGAGTGTGCTGCCCTGGAGGAGTTCATCCATGAGGG GTACCTGATTGGAGAGGAGGGCTACTGCCTGACGTCACTACAGAGCGCCCTGAGCTACGtggagctgctgccccggggggCCCTGGGCAAGTAG
- the VPS9D1 gene encoding VPS9 domain-containing protein 1 isoform X1, giving the protein MAAAAGDGAVKPLQCAMKLANGAIELDTGNRPREAYAEYLRSVHYISQVLLEEVETTKEGGDTVAPDTSKMLKLAEQCLERAQSTAAKLGKTHLKPAMPTAAPGPSSTSRHRRVYSDEGGKLSPFLPPEIFQKLQVVESQSSKKELTPLEEASLQNQKLKAAYEARMARLDPSQAMQKTSLTLSLQRQMMENLVIAKAREETLQRKMEERRLRLQEAANRRFCSQVALTPEEREQRALYAAILEYEQDHEWPKHWRAQLKKSPGDLSLVTSLVSHLLSIPDHPISQLLKKLQCAVYWALYPIVSRGAVGAASAPGCCSLPLDADGLLAPGSRRLRPSQSLYCMLSPAEPSLAPQPPDGTHASPPTPPPHTAPPDRGPDSSPAGPPSPSTHSLTSVQGKDSSFEDLEHFLATSEGWGRGRGRPPEPQTTGVKKEPLLEQLKSTVKDIHNAIDRLLSLTLLAFEGLNTAASKDRCLACIEEPFFSPLWPLLLALYRSVHRLREAALSRSMELYRNAPPATIGIPRKLLPRDLEATGAGAYPYRAAAQELGLLVLESCPQKKLECIVRVLRVICACAEDYYRAQEAAPETRPQLGAAAIGADDLLPILSFVVLRSGLPQLVSECAALEEFIHEGYLIGEEGYCLTSLQSALSYVELLPRGALGK; this is encoded by the exons ATGGCCGCTGCGGCCGGGGACGGCGCGGTGAAGCCGCTGCAGTGCGCCATGAAGCTGGCCAACGGCGCCATCGAACTGGACACCGGCAACCGGCCCCGG GAGGCGTATGCAGAATACCTGAGGAGCGTCCACTACATCTCCCAGGTGCTGCTGGAAGAAGTGGAAACCACCAAAG AAGGTGGAGACACTGTGGCCCCGGACACCTCAAAGATGCTGAAACTGGCTGAGCAGTGTCTGGAGAGGGCCCAGTCGACAGCTGCCAAGCTCG GGAAAACACACCTGAAGCCAGCCATGCCCACAGCTGCTCCTGGCCCCTCCTCTACCAGCCGACATCGCCGGGTATACTCGGATGAAGGGGGGAAACTATCTCCGTTCCTGCCGCCTGAGATCTTCCAGAAGCTTCAGGTGGTAGAGTCACAGAGTTCTAAGAA GGAGCTGACACCTCTAGAGGAGGCCTCTCTGCAGAATCAGAAGCTGAAGGCCGCCTACGAGGCACGGATGGCCCGTCTGGACCCCAGCCAGGCCATGCAGAAGACATCCCTG ACCCTGTCCCTGCAGCGGCAGATGATGGAGAACCTTGTGATCGCCAAAGCCCGGGAGGAGACA CTgcagaggaagatggaggagCGCCGGCTACGGCTCCAGGAGGCAGCCAACAG GAGGTTCTGCAGTCAAGTCGCCCTGACCCCGGAAGAGCGGGAGCAGCGGGCCCTCTATGCCGCCATCCTTGAGTACGAGCAAGACCAT GAGTGGCCGAAGCACTGGAGGGCCCAGCTCAAGAAGAGCCCAGGGGACCTGTCGCTAGTGACCAGCCTGGTGTCCCACCTGCTCAG CATTCCCGACCACCCCATCTCGCAGCTCCTGAAGAAGCTTCAGTGTGCAGTGTACTGGGCGCTGTACCCCATCGTGAGCAGGGGCGCCGTGGGTGCTGCTTCTGCCCCGGGATGCTGCTCCTTGCCCCTGGACGCCGACGGGCTGCTGGCTCCTGGAAGCCGGCGGCTCCGGCCCTCGCAGAGCCTCTACTGCATGCTGTCCCCAGCGGAGCCCAGCCTGGCCCCGCAGCCCCCGGATGGCACCCACGCCAGTCCCCCtacgccccctccccacaccgccccccCAGACAGAGGGCCGGACAgcagccctgctgggcctccctcACCCTCGACGCACAGCTTGACCAGTGTGCAGGGCAAAGACAGCTCCTTTGAAGACCTCGAACACTTCTTGGCTACTTCTGAGGGGTGGGGCCGGGGGCGTGGGAGGCCACCTGAGCCCCAAACAACGGGGGTGAAGAAGGAGCCGCTGCTGGAGCAGCTGAAGAGCACTGTGAAGGACATACACAACGCCATCG ACAGGCTGCTCTCGCTGACCCTCCTGGCTTTCGAAGGCCTGAATACGGCCGCCTCCAAGGACCGATGCCTGGCCTGCATCGAGGAGCCCTTCTTCTCTCCACTGTGGCCCCTGCTCCTGGCACTTTATAG GAGTGTGCACCGCCTCCGGGAGGCTGCCCTGAGCAGGAGCATGGAACTCTACAGGAATGCACCCCCAGCCACCATAGGCATTCCCAGGAAGCTCCTCCCCCGGGACTTGGAGGCCACAGGAGCCGGTGCCTACCCCTACCGTGCTGCAGCCCAGGAGCTGGGCTTGCTGGTCCTGGAGAGCTGCCCCCAGAAGAAGCTGGAGTGCATCG TGCGGGTCCTGCGGGTCATCTGTGCCTGTGCCGAGGACTACTACCGGGCCCAGGAGGCTGCCCCTGAGACCAGACCCCAGCTGGGTGCCGCAGCCAT TGGTGCCGACGACCTGCTGCCCATCTTGTCGTTTGTGGTGCTGAGAAGTGGTCTCCCCCAGTTGGTGTCAGAGTGTGCTGCCCTGGAGGAGTTCATCCATGAGGG GTACCTGATTGGAGAGGAGGGCTACTGCCTGACGTCACTACAGAGCGCCCTGAGCTACGtggagctgctgccccggggggCCCTGGGCAAGTAG